The Hemibagrus wyckioides isolate EC202008001 linkage group LG26, SWU_Hwy_1.0, whole genome shotgun sequence DNA window GCACTCCAAAGGGATTAGCCTGCAGCCCATGCGTCCAGAGATTTGCCCATTTAAACGGCCTGTAGAGTCATTAACGGTACAAGAAAATCCGTCATCAATCTGCACTTCATTGAATGTCATTACATTTCTGCAACCTTTTAAGTATGACATATTTAAATGTCAGCAGCATAATTAGTGTATACCATGAGAACACTCTAAGCTGCTGTGATTATGTCCACACATTCATTTGTGGCCATTCAGTGAATGAGAAGCTCAGGAAAGCGAAACATGGCAGAGGGCCCACTAATGTTGGCCTAGAAACTTTGTAAAGCAAATGCAGTTTGTTCAAATGGAAACCACAGACAAACGTTgacttttttgtttctctctccctctcactctctcacacacactctgtccttTGGCATTAGCTGGGCAGGTTCTCAAATCCTGGAGAGAACATCCTGCTCTTTACCTACAGCTAGTATTATGCATGGACATTCCTGATGTGGTTTGGTTCCTTGCAGTTCTAAAAACTGCCCAAGACAGAAGCCAGAAATGTCTCTGATTTGCCTTGTAGAGTCACGCTTGGCTAAAGTGCAGATTATATATCACGGGTGGACATATCATAAATTCATTAGCTAGCCTACAAGGCAAGACAAGGAAAACCTCCAGTGTAATGGCCAGCCCTGTTTGCTCATTGGAgcagtgatttattttcttttatttcctggtTGTTGAGCCTACTTGTCCTTTGGGAAAttacaaagggaaaaaaattataataaccCAGACATCTACATGTTCTGGACAGCAAATGTGACCTACTATTTGTCCAATACCCTGCATTTGCATTTATGTGTATTCCTTTGACATTCACTTATATCCAAAGCGACTTGCAAGTGAGGCAGAAGATGGAAACACGAGCAACTTGATGTCACAGGAGccgacagaaaaaaaaaaaaatttgcccCATTTTACTGCGCTAACTGCAAGAACTTGACAGTCATGGATGAAGCAGTCAAAGTAGAAAGGTTAGAATCTcaaagagagagcgagcgagggGGAGGTGTTATGATATATCTGCAAATGCAATTAATTTCATCAAGGGATTGATAATGACATGAGGAGTTGTATCAGAACAGTGCAGGTGCAATGTTATTTAAGGGTCTAGATGGTTAGCTTACCGTTGTAGTGACCTCTTTTAGCTCTGTCTGCTGCTCTTAAATAACCTTTATTTTGCAGCGTGGAAAGGAATGCTCGATTTGCGCCTGAAATGGGGCGGAAAACTAACCGGCGCTAGGGTATAATACCGGTACGGTGCTTTCGGGATCATTCAAGTGGATTAGCACGGCCTCGCGTGAAAGCTTGGCACGAGCTGAAGGGTGGTTTTAGAAAGGTGATCACTGTACTCCCTGGTTTTTCAGGGCCAGTGGTTTTAATCCTCCAGGGCCACAGACTTGGCTCGGGTGCGTGTGATTAATAGCCAGGTCCTGTGGTTTTCCCCACCGAATGTGGAATGCATCATATAAGAGGGTGATATATTCAAGCCGAGAGAGCCGTTGAGTTAGGCGAGTGCTGCGTTGCTCAGAGTCTGACAGATTAGAATGTACTCCTGAATACCAGGGACCATCAGGGCAGTGGGCTGCAGTGTGAGAGGTGGAGAAGTAGAGAAGTGTCTACAGCTTAGCTGTAAACAAGGTCAGTTTGATAAGATAGatcacagcacaataaactgtatgtgtgtgaaatggTGATTAGATGATCATTTCATTAGCTAGTCTACTGTGCAGTTGCTGCTTGTATTTGCCCAGAACTATAATAGACTAAGCTCAAAAGTGGCAGCGTAACGTAATAACATACAGCCATGAGATTTGCAAGTTAAGTACATTAAAACAagctaaaataaatgaacaagttTATGATCATGTAGCACATTGCGTTTGCACCCTGGTCAAAAAGTCAGCAAGTCGTTGCCGAAACATTTCGGCTGTGAGCTGTGGTATTCTGTCCTCACATCGCTCGTAAAAAGATTATTTGAGTCTGGAGAGATTCGTTATTTTTTGTCTCAGCGTTTAACTGTGAGGTGACCGGACCATTACAGTATGTTTAAAGTGAGTAAAGTGTACTACATTTAAACATACATGCCCAATGAAAGTCAATAAGaagtatttttttccttctccggTTATTAAAACCTCCCCCAAACATCTATGAATTAAAACCTAGCAGGTCAGAACATCTGTTTGTTCCAGGCCAGAAGCATTGATCTCTTAAGTTGATTTGTAAGTCTCCATTATGCACtcttttatgtatttatcaCCCAGGAAGAAACACGCCATCAATTATAGTCAACTCCAAATGAGCAGTTACTGAACGGGCAAAACAAATGAATACTTACCCGCCTTTTACAGGCAGTGATGGATATAATGATTCAGACCTGTTAAAATAGCTACCAGAGAACTACCAGTGTTTATGAGTTGAGCGAACATGGGAATCATAGGCAGGGTGCAGGATCTTCTACCAGCGTGCCGAGGGTGTTTGGGGTGATTAGTATGCTCTTGCCTCAGGCCTTTTTCAGCAGGTTCCTAGCCACAATGTGCTCCATAAAACAGGCTAGTCCTGCTCATACTCAGTACTCCTTAGCCTCGCTGCCATTATTCATAGTTTCCGACAACCTgctcacgtttttttttttttttaaatgtctgccCTCTGAGATAAACGGCTTTTCCCATTCTCATTCGGAAAAAGTTTGGCCTCAAATAGTCCTTTAAGCagccacacacatttaaacatctgtacacatacacatgggaACTCATCAGTAAGCGAACACAGATTAAACCAATAACAGCCGCTGTTGTGCTTAATAAGGTACTGAATTTATATCTCAGCTTTCACAGGTTAGAATGCAAATATTGgagtgtataaatatttaaaaaatgaaaataaaaaattagaatgaattaattaaaatataaatagaattaTTAAAACAGCAAAGCAGTTAAACAGCTAatagtaaattaataaatttataatattttatatagtacttaaaaaaaactaaaacttttaaataataaatctatgTTTTTTATGAAAATGACTAAAGGTTAATTTTTATATGATAAATATATTAGGTTTTAAGCTTAGGTGGAGAATggttaatatattaaattataaatataaagacTACTGAATATGTTCCCACACTGTGCAAACAAACTGACTGTTAAATGAAGCTCCACTCAGCATAAACCATATTGTTTAATTAACTAAGGCAGCTTGTGTCCAcaattaaaacatgatgaatTGTGCATCCCTGCTAGTTTCACTCTACCTTTAAGCAACAGTGTTATGGCAAAGTGACCGGCGTGTCTCATTATTACAGCATGAAATTGGAAATGCGAATTCCCCCAAGGCGTGCAGacccctgctcattcatgcaggaGGAGAATTGCTCCCTGTGGGGTGACTGGATAGAGGACACTGGAGACAAGGCCAAGagaggaaagggagagagaaagcagaatgTCAAGGCGTATTACTGTGGAAAAGAATAAAGAGTACATTTGCAttgctaaatgtaaatgtcaaatGTTGCTGAGGGCTGAAGTGCAGGATTTGGTTTCTTTCGTGTCACCTCAGAAAGGAACAGAAAGGAAATCAGGACAAGACAGTTTATAGACACACAACAGCGCTGCAGCGTTTTGCCAGTTTAATGGGCGGCTTTTCTATAAAATCTGCTGGTGGTAGACTAACCTAACCTTTCTCCTGTCTGTACGCAGTGCCTGGAGCCGTGCAAAGAATCTTGGGAACAGAGGGATGGGTCCTGTCGAGAGCCATGTGAGGTACTGGCTAGGACAAAGTTTGCTCTTAGTCTGCACTtagtaaacagaataaaatcacTCTATGATTCAGAACGCCCGACTCTGGTGTTCTGATTATCTAAATACTGCTTATTGTCTATTGTTCTTTCTGATAGACTTGGCTCTGATATTAgcagacaaaaataataaccTAAACTAACTTCCTTTTATTAAACTCcaactatttttttctttcctacagagtTCAGTTGACATTTTGTATCCTGTAATTGTTCTAAATGTGTGCGAGTATGTATCTTGTATAATATGAAATGATTTTTGGCTAAGCAGTGTTTCTCCTTTCCTGTTACATGGTTCATAAAATCACAAGAACAATGGGATTTTTCAAACATCTTGAGATCTGCATCCTTGCCAAAGACTTCATCCAGTTAGACtgttttatactgtatattaataacACATGCAGTACCAGTTCGACTCTGGTCATAGATTTACTGCCAAAAAGATAAAATGCTTTTAGTACCATACACATTGGGTTTGCTTAATAATTCAGCGATCGGGCTACTTATAAATGCATGGCACATCGACCATACAAATAGCCGGGATTAAACAAATACATggttcaactttttttttttttttttttctagaatgATGTAATGATATAAGATGTCAAATTTAGCAAGCACTCATTCCCAGCTATGAGGGTTTGCCCATTTCTTTTACACCAATTCACATAAATCATAAATGAACCTATTTTTACTGGCCATGATTTTGCCTAAATGGCTACATAGAGATGTTCCTGGACATGAATGCCATATGGTTTATTCCTGCTTTAATTGCTGAATAAAAGGTCACCAGTGCTGCATGTTAAAAGCAAATGTATGTGATTGTGCTGACACGGTTTCCTGTGTCCTCTTCGTCCCAGCGTGTGTTTGCCAAGCGTCATGGCGAGTGTGTGACAAGCTGTGAGTTCCTGCGCTCTGTAATGGTGCTGAAACAGGGCGAATGTCCGGCTCCAGAACGAGCCAGCGGATTCGCAGCCGCCTGTGTGGAGAGCTGTGAGGAGGACAAGGAGTGTCCGGGTCACAAGAAGTGTTGCGCCAATGGCTGCGGGCACACGTGCCAGCCACCCAGAAATCTCTACAGAGGTATAACACGACAAAGCCGACCCAATAATGCCTTTCTCCACATATTACTTAAATGCAACCATGTGTTATATATAAACACTCCAGGGGTGTTCAAACACCTCCCCTCACCCCTGCTTTTGCCAACACATGGTTTAAAAAGCTGGAATGCTGCTTGGCACTAGTGAAAAGACAACAAAAGGGGAAAATGCACTGACATGTGACACTGAATATTACAACTCTTCATCCTTTAGTCTGCAAGGCAGTTCACACGCGTATGTTAATGTgcttatattaatgcattttcatttttgaagTAATAAATGACATGGGGACTTAAAATCCATTAActcattttaaataatcaaaaagAAGTATATCTTTGAGAGAAGatgcttttttaatattttggaaggagtctccattttAAGAGCTTTGAACCAGTCAAAGATAAAACTGAAACCAAAGTTTaccaacacagaaaacacaggAAAGAGTGCAACATGGAGAGCTTTTTGGTTTCTTTGTAACATGACAGACTCATCTTCATTTTCTCGTATAAACGTAAAGATGCAAGAAGTTGGAAGAGGAAGGACTGTTTATAATCGTGAACATGTAAGGAACTAACTAGAtcaatgtgtgttttttatattaaaaaaaagtgtaagagaaataaagcacttcagggcatgctgttattggacAATAATAAATCTTTGGTGTGGTAACAGTGAGTCAGACAAACCATCACATCCACTTGTCATcgattgttttattattaaagcaTGTCTCATCATGCTTTATTCCTTTACTTAATCGAACCAAtttaattaagtaaaaaaaaaaaagcattgccGTTTTATTTTAATCCAGTGAAGAAGCCCACAGTACTGGCACTTTAGTGTATTCCTGCAAGTTCTTCTTATAAAAGTCTTACATATTGCTTATATTCCTTGCTGATCAGGGGCTCCACTGAAGCCCAGGAAGGAGCTAGTGTTTGAGGAGATGCCGTCTGGCGTGTTAGAGGTGCGCTGGTCCTCCAAGTTCAACGTGTCGGCTGAGCCAGTGCTAAACGTGCTACAGAGGCGCTGGAACTATGGCATCCACCCCAGTGAGGATGACGCGACCGAGTGGGAAGTGgtagcacaggtgtgtgtgtgtgtgtatgtgtgtatttgtatgctCATATGAGCCAAGGACAGATAGAAACATGTTCATTTGAAGGAGCAAATAAGAGCCGTATTCTATTTGAGAAATTCTTTGAATCCAGCAAAAGCACTGTATAAACGTAGCCTCAAAGGTACTGCGGCGGTCCTTAAGACTCAATTGTGTACTTTAAATAAGGTTTAAAGCCACACCATGTACATTCCCAAGTGAAAGATGTATTATATACTTCTGCACCTGGAAAGATATGTTTTGGTACCTGTTTTCAGTGTGGGTGAACATGTAGATCCATTATTCTTTCATCCACCCAGCTATTCACTGATTGATCTATGCTGCCTTCCTTGAAATAAGTCAAtctttctggggtttttttgttttgttttgtttttcacaaaaCGACCACCATGCTGTACCTTCTGTCTGTTGTACTGAATGCCATGTTTTTGATGTAGACCTCAGAGGAGCGTGTGTGGCTGGCTGATACTCGCCCAGGTCGCTGGTACCAGTTCAGAGTAGCAGCAGTCAATGTACATGGAACAAGAGGATACACCACCCCTAGCAGACACTTCAGATCCTCCAAAGGTAGAGCAAGTTCAATCAGAACATGTTAGAGGAATAGCTTTTTCAACTTTATCTCTGTCCTATGTGCAAAACCAACAAAAATGTAAAGTTTAATGTAAAGTGTGGAGTTTTgtcaatagaaataaaaaaatatgtaatatttttgtaCATGAAAGAAAGAGTTTTTTCCAACTTCACTGGAGCAAGTCTGTTGCTTACATTATGATGATCACACAAgcatgtttatttgtatagctattttaacaatagacatagcagctttacagaaatccgggTGTAGtgagatccctaatgagcaagtcaaaatgaggaaaaacttcctgtgacaatatgaggaagcagacttaaaaaaagaaacctatTCTCTTTATTATGAGTCATTACAGTATAAAGTGTGATGACAGTGCAATGTAGAAACTACACGATTACTGTACATATAAATATGCTTAAAGGTGCGCTTAGATGTCCATGGTATGTGAGTTTAGAGTAAGCAGATGCAGTAGTTATAGATTTGGCTGAATAGCATGGAGTATATTTTGTAATGCACCACGTTCTTGTGAAAAAACACTCAAGGTGGAAGAGTAGCAGAGGGAACATTACTTTCCCTCTAATCGCATTGTCCCCTTTGACCCATACAGATCCGTCCCCACCCCCAGTGCCCTCTGACCTACaggtcagtcacatgacctttgGATCGGACAGGTCGGTATTAGTGCAGGTGAGCTGGGTGCCTCCAGCAGACCCAGATGTCCCAGTAAACCACTACAAACTGTCCTGGAGCTTGACACATGGTGAAGGAGGGCACACCATGCCATCTAGTCTGAAGAAGAGAAAGACTATCAGTGGGGTAATTCCTACAAATATTTCTTCCATTCTCATTTTCAGTTCATCCTCTTTCTCTGTATTCCCCAAACCTGGTGTAAATCCACCCCACTAGCTTGAAGCCAGACGATCCccccttttttcctttcttgttCGACGAGCCACAACAAATGAAGTATAACAGTGCAAAGAGGCGTAAGATAAACAACTCGCGAGTTTGCCTTTGATCATTCAAAGCCTTAAATTGGATGCCAGGATGGTATCACGTTGCATCAAAACCCACTGGCTAAAGGCTGCACTTCACGAGTCTGTCCGGCGCATGGCCAAAAACAGCATATCAATTCTCATTGCGTTTGAGAGTGGGAAATCTCTTAATAACAACCAAATTGTTTTCCTTTTGAGTGAGATCATTTTCAaggagtttgttttttttcccctcccctgcAATTTTGGCGATGGCAGCAgcaatgtttgtgttttatgtacatGCTGCATTTTTTAAAGAAGGTTTGCGGGGGGATTGTTGACATTTTCTTGTTAAacgaaattttttttaataaccacTGGATGAACTGGGACACATCAAAACCGTGGTTTAATACGGAACCTCCCGTGCTGCATTTGAAGCTTCAATTACAAAAGGAAAATGATGCAATTAGGCTTACCAAGGCCATACCGGAATACCGCACACATAAATATGGAATTACATCATACTGTCATATAAAATACTCATCGATGATCTAAAGGTTGAGCTTAAAAATAACCATATTtaccttctttaaaaaaaaaaaaacatatacttGTGTACAATCCTACTAAATCTTGTAAATTAATCTATTAtctaaaaattaataatagttCATCCTAagaagtttgtttttttatgctaTTGCAATGTTCCTGTCTCAGCggcttactgtgtgtgtgtgtgtctgcaggatTCTGACTCGGTGGAGCTGGAGGGTTTGAGGGAAGACAAGAGTTACACAGTAGAGCTCCAGTCCGTGTCATATTGGGAGCAGATTCCTCTCAAGAGCTCCAAGGCTATTCTGCGCTTCTCAACACAGCAAGAAAAAAACGGTATGTAACAGACTTAGACACTTATCACCAGAATGATAGGTACATTTTGGCTTGCTAAACACAGACATTAGAAGAGGGGCATTTGAACATTGTACATTTCAAGCATTTACGATTTTTGACCCCTTGTGGATCTGGGAAACCTCTGAAAATTACACTTTACTGCTTTTTAAGGTAAAGCAGCAGTCAGACTGAacgcaaataaaataaaagatgacATTCGCTTCTGGCAAACATTTACTCTTGCTTCATGCAGAGTGTATATATAGGAGAAATTTGACCTGTGAAGTCACAAACCTCGGTCTTACGAGCCAGTAGAAATCAAGTGGCTTCTTTGGTTGGTACAATAAAATGGAGACGCTGTTTATTTCTTACTGTTGCTTGGTGCACATCTGAAAAAACATCGTTCGCCAACCATACACTATGGGTTTCGCGgtaaaattctgttttttctctctgactCTTAGGATTTTCTTGTTAGCAGTGTTGGCACCTCTCATTTAGTCTTTGTGGATGTGGTTTTCTTTGCTGATACACAAGTCTTTCACAAATTATACgctttatataatattaataagggTTTTTTTGTCAATGTGTTCTAATCTCCCATTACCTTTAATGTGgataacatttattatattcattatgTACATCATAATCATTTTCTACTTTTAATATCAGAACCCACAGCCAGCCCGGTGATTCAGAAAGGTCAGTCAGACATTCTGGATGTGGGCACACCGTTCTACCAGGATGGACAACTCCAGGTTCGAGTCTACTGGAAGAAACGAGGTAAGAGGAAAGTGATGGATTGTGTCTTTCATCAGTCTAGGCCTACAGGGGAAAAACCCTGCACGGTTTTTGAAAAGGCCGCTACCTCAAAGCATAGATCTGCCTTTGTGTAAACAAACTGCTTATCGTAAAGTTAAGGATCAGGATTAAAAGAAGAACAATGGCAGCCTTTCCTCTTGGTACAGAGGTCTATACAAATCAGTGTCCTCTTTATCATGTGCTGACATGACTGTCTTTACAGTACTAAGAAAGAAATAGCAACGGTTTGTGATTGATGTTAAACTGACCCTGGAGAGCATGGTGTCTTTTTAATCTTATCCTTTTATGTAGTGAAAAAAGGGCCAGCATTGTGTACTGATCCAGGGACAGAGttcataaatcatttttatataaaaacctGGAATCAAATGCAGCCATGATCTTTCTAATGGATGAGAAACAGATTTGAGCAAGATTTAAAAAGTCTTATCACTTTGGTACATTATCAAGATGGCCTCAGTGATACTAAAAAGAAACTGACACACGTTGTAGATCCAGTAAGTATGATGCATATGTTCTGTATTTGGCTTTGTCGAAAGCAATTTCACTTCTTTTCAAGGCTAAAGCCAccgtttcttttcttcatcagaCCCGAATGTGAGCCGTTACCGCGTGCAGTGGTTCCCAGAGTTTTGTTCTCATAATGGAACCCGAGTCCAAGAGAAGCTCATTACACAGGTACCATCTTAGTTTGTCTTACCTCACATGAATTTACAGGTATGAGGCGGTGTAACCTGACAGGAATTTAACTACAAGAAAAATTACTGCAGGAAACAATTGATCACTGCTAGTGAAAAACACTGAAGGGGAACTCTCACCTGCATCAATCACAAAGAGCTCCATTTAGCAAACTgaatataattcatttataacCAAAAGCAGTGGTCTTGAATTAGAATATAGGTCTTTGTgtcataataaataattcatgtcataataatataaattgttGTGAATATCAACTACAATCAAGTCAgacaatgttttgttttgtgaatcCTTTatttgttatgtgttgtgtaggAGAATTACGCTAGCTTACCTGGTCTACAGTTTTCCTGCAAGTATAAAGTTATTATCCAGGCGGTTGGGTCCAAGAGCCGAACACAGGCAGAGAGCACCACCTTCTCTACCCCACCATGTGCATCCATTCAGGGAAAGAGCACCAAACCCATTACCTGCCCTGGAGATCCAGGTTAGTCACCAATACTAGATACTTACATGAATAAGAATAacaaattgtccaaaatgttagGTAAAAGATTCAGTGCACATTTagctcattttctttttttcttaaaattgtTTTTCTCTATTTACAGTTGCGCCTGCAAAAATCCAGGCAAGGGCAGAGAACCTCACTGCAGTCTTCTCGGTGCATGACAGCAATGTGACGGCTTTGTTCTCATGGGTGGTAGCTGTAACCCGACCCCCTCAGCAGGTCACAGGTTACCAAGTCACCTGGGCAGACGTCACGGCTGAGAGACGCAAAAACAACCAGGCGAACAGCCTCATATCTCAGTCCCAGATCCTTCCTCCAGTGAGTCTGTAATCCAGCTCTACTTTACAGTTTCCTCACTTTGCCGCCAAATGGGTTTTGCCCCACTGCCTTTGTCATATACAGAGGCTTTTACAAAAACCTGGGCTGCTTGTTAAACTCACAGAACGGCATTGACCATGTATTTTAATAGTCAAAAAAAGAAGTCCATTTTATTAGTCTTGGTTCACAgcataaaacactttttttttttctattgatTGAGGAGGTTTGTGACTGCTTTAGGCTGCTTTCACACttggcccttttttttttttcaaacaccAGTGCAAATTTTACATATAATCCTATGGGAAACGGCCGCAAGGCAAGCAGAATGCGGCCTCCGTTAAAAAGCGCTGCCGTCTGCTTATTTTTTTGACACAGTGGAACATCCAAAGTTGAAAAAgttcagcttttttttaaaaaaaacgtcCAAGCAACGTCCTAAACAAAATAGGTTTTGTTAGGGAGTGAATATAAGGAGATACAACATGCTGAAATATTTgactaaaatgtatttaaacatTGCAATGTGATGCCCCATTTTAACTGCTGCTTGCAGTTAAGTCATTCAAGCAGCTCAGGTTTTGACTTTAGACAGATGTCCTACTCCTTTCTAGAGTTCAGTCTTTATCATTAATAGTGATTATGTGATAACAAATCTAGGTAAAAAGCTAGGCTAGTGGAAAACAGGATTAATTTCTT harbors:
- the anos1a gene encoding anosmin-1a yields the protein MRMMGAAVPVRIILALICGVALGRKQDSSSALSGIFRARCAARCLSLHSARIAHAPTHFQSNGSLGWCQGHKQCAKCLEPCKESWEQRDGSCREPCERVFAKRHGECVTSCEFLRSVMVLKQGECPAPERASGFAAACVESCEEDKECPGHKKCCANGCGHTCQPPRNLYRGAPLKPRKELVFEEMPSGVLEVRWSSKFNVSAEPVLNVLQRRWNYGIHPSEDDATEWEVVAQTSEERVWLADTRPGRWYQFRVAAVNVHGTRGYTTPSRHFRSSKDPSPPPVPSDLQVSHMTFGSDRSVLVQVSWVPPADPDVPVNHYKLSWSLTHGEGGHTMPSSLKKRKTISGDSDSVELEGLREDKSYTVELQSVSYWEQIPLKSSKAILRFSTQQEKNEPTASPVIQKGQSDILDVGTPFYQDGQLQVRVYWKKRDPNVSRYRVQWFPEFCSHNGTRVQEKLITQENYASLPGLQFSCKYKVIIQAVGSKSRTQAESTTFSTPPCASIQGKSTKPITCPGDPVAPAKIQARAENLTAVFSVHDSNVTALFSWVVAVTRPPQQVTGYQVTWADVTAERRKNNQANSLISQSQILPPERKVLVVPGLQLASAYRLEVGVITAGGQGPTTFKTFQTPGHARPVLHYKPKVKKHHLRSVIEQH